The genomic segment CCCAGCCTGCGATCGGCTGACGCTGCCGCGCGCGACCTGGCTCACGTTTCGACGAACGTATGCCAGCTGGGCACACGAGAAGGGCGTTGCGGGCAAGACCATCGCGGCGCTCATGGGACACGCCAAGGTCGACACGACCTTGAACGTGTACGCGCAGGTGCTTGACGGCGCCGTGCGCGAGGCGGCCGAACGGGTCGGCCGCGGATTGTTCACGATTGTTCACGAGGGCGAAACGGCCCGTCCCGTAACACACTGAAGGGATTGGCTCCTCGGGCTGGACTCGAACCAGCAACCCTCCGGTTAACAGCCGGATGCTCTGCCATTGAGCTACCGAGGAACTGGCAGATGCGGCCCCTGGCAGCGTTCGCCGGGGCGCGGCGAACCCACATCGTAAACTGAAGGCCCAGCTGCCCGCAAGCATCCGCGGCGCGTTCCACGGCAGCCGCGCGCCCCTCGCCGGCCCGGGAACGGACGGGCGATCTCGCGAGTCATACTCAGGAGCCATGCCTCTCGTCGTCGCCGATGCCCTGGAGAAGACGTACTCGGAGGGCGGGGCGACGGTACCGGCGCTGCGCGGTGTGTCGCTCGCCCTCGAACCGGGGGACTTCGTCGCGCTCACCGGGCCGTCC from the Vicinamibacterales bacterium genome contains:
- a CDS encoding tyrosine-type recombinase/integrase, with protein sequence PACDRLTLPRATWLTFRRTYASWAHEKGVAGKTIAALMGHAKVDTTLNVYAQVLDGAVREAAERVGRGLFTIVHEGETARPVTH